In Pelodiscus sinensis isolate JC-2024 chromosome 2, ASM4963464v1, whole genome shotgun sequence, the following proteins share a genomic window:
- the PKIA gene encoding cAMP-dependent protein kinase inhibitor alpha isoform X1: MTDVESTYADFIASGRTGRRNALHDILVSSTSGNSSELSLKLSELDINKTESEGDAQRNPTEQAGETQGEAAKQES; encoded by the exons ATGACTGATGTGGAATCTACATATGCAGATTTTATTgcttcaggaagaacaggtagaAGAAATGCATTACATGATATCCTGGTGTCCTCTACAAGTGGGAACTCTAGTGAACTATCCTTAAAGTTATCAGAACTTGATATAAACAAAACAG aaaGTGAAGGAGATGCACAAAGAAACCCAACTGAACAAGCTGGGGAGACCCAGGGGGAAGCAGCAAAACAGGAAAGCTGA
- the PKIA gene encoding cAMP-dependent protein kinase inhibitor alpha isoform X2, with protein sequence MTDVESTYADFIASGRTGRRNALHDILVSSTSGNSSELSLKLSELDINKTVVLLMEDQTFLLLQKNKKIKQFRRK encoded by the exons ATGACTGATGTGGAATCTACATATGCAGATTTTATTgcttcaggaagaacaggtagaAGAAATGCATTACATGATATCCTGGTGTCCTCTACAAGTGGGAACTCTAGTGAACTATCCTTAAAGTTATCAGAACTTGATATAAACAAAACAG TTGTTTTGCTTATGGAAGATCAGACGTTCCTTCTGTTGCAAAAGAATAAGAAGATTAAACAGTTCAGAAG aaaGTGA